The following are from one region of the Onthophagus taurus isolate NC unplaced genomic scaffold, IU_Otau_3.0 ScKx7SY_15, whole genome shotgun sequence genome:
- the LOC111421501 gene encoding protein decapentaplegic-like, with amino-acid sequence MLLFTFYCLLLYSQFADIQAFNVMDGDLVTFLESKKKAKNAKKLKFFDDDQVLVEIMLRNGKENLMVNPRSNRFGANNVKLFQPIESVKINQKSFEYRFQIKLPHDEETLEGAQLIFKTQKDQFQSQKDQRLTIAEIIKKIENESITNILDTKLINPNKNQSVSFDVESATRKLILKNRGYQNLIFCLTLTDVSRISPPILLIYLTKIFNDQNRFKSVKTLGLKRRRHLTTDQRLCRRHKMYVDFDDLGWNDWIIAPTGYNAYYCGGDCDLPYTSEVNATNHAVVQSMAHLFDPENVPKPCCVPTKLNSISLLTVDGEGVVIKQYEDMVVASCGCQ; translated from the exons atgttattattcaCGTTTTATTGCCTCCTACTTTACTCGCAATTCGCCGATATCCAAGCTTTTAATGTTATGGATGGAGATTTGGTGACGTTTTTGGAGTCGAAGAAGAAAGCTAAAAAtgctaaaaaattgaaattcttCGACGATGACCAAGTTTTGGTTGAAATAATGTTGAGAAATGggaaagaaaatttgatggtTAACCCGAGAAGTAATCGATTTGGGGCGAATAACGTTAAATTGTTTCAACCAATTG aatcggttaaaatcaatcaaaaatcTTTCGAGTATCGCTTCCAAATCAAATTACCCCACGATGAAGAAACATTAGAGGGGGcccaattaatatttaaaacccAAAAGGATCAATTTCAATCCCAAAAAGATCAAAGATTAACCATCGCggaaatcatcaaaaaaatcgagaacGAATCAATCACTAACATTTTAGACACGAAATTAATTAACCCAAATAAGAATCAAAGTGTTAGTTTCGACGTTGAATCTGCAACAAGAAAGCTAATTCTCAAAAATCGAGGAtaccaaaatttaattttttgtttaacctTAACAGATGTTTCAAGAATTTCACCcccaattttattaatttatctcaCTAAGATATTCAACGatcaaaatcgttttaaatcgGTTAAAACTCTCGGTTTGAAACGACGGCGTCATCTAACAACCGATCAACGTTTGTGTAGGCGCCATAAAATGTATGTTGATTTCGATGATTTGGGTTGGAACGATTGGATTATAGCCCCAACGGGGTACAACGCGTATTATTGCGGGGGTGATTGCGATTTACCATATACGAGTGAAGTTAACGCCACAAATCACGCGGTTGTGCAATCGATGGCGCATTTATTTGATCCTGAAAATGTACCGAAACCTTGTTGTGTTCCAACGAAACTCAACAGCATCTCTTTGTTGACGGTTGATGGGGAAGGGGTGGTTATTAAGCAGTATGAGGATATGGTTGTTGCATCTTGTGGGTGCCAATGa